One segment of Streptomyces sp. NA02950 DNA contains the following:
- a CDS encoding geranylgeranyl reductase family protein, producing the protein MPGDESAWDVVVVGAGPAGASAAYAAACAGRRVLLLEKAELPRYKTCGGGIIGPSREALPPGFELPLRERVHAVTFSMNGKLSRTRRSKQALFGLINRPEFDAGLVEAAKDAGARVRTGAAVTRVEQHGPSVPDRRTVAVVLADGETLLARAVVGADGSASRIGAHVGVKLDQVDLGLEAEIPVPPTVAEDWAGRVLIDWGPMPGSYGWVFPKGDTLTVGVISARGEGAGTKRYLEDFIARLGLAGFEPSVSSGHLTRCRSDDSPLSRGRVLVCGDAAGLLEPWTREGISFALRSGRLAGEWAVRIAEAHDAVDARRQALNYAFAIKAGLGAEMGVGRRMYAAFARRPGVFHAAITGFRPAWRAFTKITRGTTTLAELVRTHPAARRALMAMDRG; encoded by the coding sequence GTGCCGGGCGACGAGTCGGCGTGGGACGTGGTGGTGGTCGGCGCGGGCCCCGCGGGTGCCTCCGCGGCCTACGCCGCCGCCTGCGCGGGCCGCCGGGTGCTGCTGCTGGAGAAGGCCGAACTGCCCCGTTACAAGACCTGCGGCGGCGGCATCATCGGTCCGTCCCGCGAAGCCCTGCCGCCGGGCTTCGAACTGCCGCTGCGCGAGCGGGTGCACGCGGTGACCTTCTCGATGAACGGCAAGCTCTCCCGTACCCGCCGCTCCAAGCAGGCGCTCTTCGGCCTCATCAACCGTCCGGAGTTCGACGCCGGGCTCGTCGAGGCGGCCAAGGACGCGGGTGCCCGGGTGCGCACCGGTGCCGCCGTCACCCGCGTCGAACAGCACGGCCCCTCGGTGCCGGACCGCCGCACCGTCGCCGTGGTGCTCGCCGACGGCGAGACGCTGCTCGCCCGTGCCGTGGTCGGCGCGGACGGCAGCGCCAGCCGTATAGGGGCCCATGTCGGGGTGAAGCTGGACCAGGTGGACCTCGGCCTCGAGGCCGAGATCCCGGTCCCGCCGACCGTCGCGGAGGACTGGGCGGGCCGGGTCCTCATCGACTGGGGCCCCATGCCCGGGAGTTACGGGTGGGTCTTCCCCAAGGGCGACACCCTGACCGTCGGTGTCATCTCCGCGCGCGGCGAGGGCGCCGGGACCAAGCGCTACCTCGAGGACTTCATCGCCCGGCTCGGCCTCGCCGGATTCGAACCGAGCGTCTCCTCCGGCCACCTCACCCGCTGCCGCTCCGACGACTCCCCGCTCTCCCGGGGCCGGGTGCTGGTGTGCGGGGACGCGGCCGGTCTGCTGGAGCCGTGGACCCGCGAGGGCATCTCCTTCGCCCTCCGCTCGGGCCGCCTCGCGGGGGAGTGGGCGGTCCGCATCGCCGAGGCCCACGACGCGGTCGACGCCCGCCGCCAGGCCCTGAACTACGCCTTCGCGATCAAGGCGGGGCTGGGTGCGGAGATGGGCGTCGGCCGCCGAATGTACGCGGCCTTCGCCCGCCGCCCCGGGGTGTTCCACGCGGCGATCACCGGATTCCGCCCGGCCTGGCGCGCGTTCACCAAGATCACGCGCGGCACCACCACCCTCGCCGAACTCGTCCGCACCCACCCCGCGGCCCGCCGCGCCCTGATGGCGATGGACCGCGGCTGA
- a CDS encoding sensor histidine kinase has protein sequence MHDSPGERDPRRGRAGGRGRAGRGRWRPPSGHRPFGPPWPRGRGPWWAGEGAQPRHGERLPWRSSAAVAVVQLVGTRFAAHDQPARPDLGPLGFALLLAGPALLLVRHSHPRLAVFGTAAVTLVYLGAGYPYGPVFLSVVIACLAAVAAGQRIAAWSALGLLWAGHLLIGHWLYRWLPPSGDGPASWGQELGVAAWATAIVAASELVRVRREQWARERAERAAAARRRADEERLRIARELHDVLAHSISVIHVQAGVGLALLDQDPEQARTALTTIKAASKEALGEVRQVLDTLRTSGAAPRSPAPGLDRLGELTEQAASAGLTVEVAEEGVRTALPPGTDLAAFRIVQEALTNVVRHSGSRTARVRLRWSPDELELRVDDEGPATGDGVGEGAVDRRPGGGNGLVGMRERAAAFGGTVEAGPRPDGGFRVRARIPLGRPAGTVAATPEEERP, from the coding sequence ATGCACGATTCACCGGGGGAACGCGACCCGCGCCGAGGGCGGGCCGGAGGGCGGGGCCGGGCCGGACGGGGCCGTTGGCGGCCGCCGTCCGGTCACCGCCCCTTCGGGCCCCCCTGGCCGCGTGGCCGGGGCCCGTGGTGGGCCGGGGAGGGGGCGCAGCCGCGGCACGGCGAACGGTTGCCGTGGCGTTCCTCGGCCGCCGTCGCGGTCGTCCAGCTCGTGGGCACCCGGTTCGCCGCACACGACCAGCCCGCCCGGCCGGACCTCGGTCCGCTCGGCTTCGCGCTGCTGCTCGCCGGGCCCGCGCTGCTGCTCGTACGCCATTCGCACCCGCGCCTCGCGGTGTTCGGCACGGCGGCGGTGACCCTGGTCTACCTCGGCGCCGGATATCCGTACGGCCCGGTCTTCCTCAGCGTGGTGATCGCCTGCCTGGCCGCGGTCGCCGCGGGGCAGCGGATCGCCGCGTGGAGCGCGCTGGGGCTGTTGTGGGCGGGCCACCTGCTGATCGGGCACTGGCTCTACCGCTGGCTGCCGCCGAGCGGGGACGGCCCGGCGTCCTGGGGGCAGGAGCTGGGGGTCGCGGCCTGGGCGACGGCGATCGTCGCCGCGTCCGAACTCGTCCGCGTACGGCGTGAGCAGTGGGCCCGGGAGCGGGCCGAGCGGGCGGCGGCGGCACGCCGCCGGGCCGACGAGGAGCGGCTGCGGATCGCCCGCGAACTGCACGACGTCCTCGCCCACAGCATCTCGGTCATCCATGTCCAGGCGGGGGTGGGCCTCGCCCTCCTCGACCAGGACCCCGAACAGGCCCGTACCGCGCTGACCACCATCAAGGCGGCCAGCAAGGAGGCGCTGGGCGAGGTCCGGCAGGTGCTGGACACGCTGCGGACGTCCGGCGCCGCGCCGCGTTCGCCCGCGCCCGGTCTGGACCGGCTGGGCGAGCTGACCGAGCAGGCGGCGAGCGCGGGGCTGACGGTGGAGGTGGCGGAGGAGGGCGTACGCACCGCACTGCCGCCGGGCACCGACCTCGCCGCGTTCCGGATCGTCCAGGAGGCGCTGACCAACGTCGTCCGCCACTCCGGCTCCCGGACCGCCCGGGTCCGGCTCCGCTGGTCCCCGGACGAGCTGGAGTTGCGGGTGGACGACGAGGGCCCGGCGACCGGGGACGGTGTCGGGGAGGGCGCCGTGGACCGGAGGCCGGGCGGCGGCAACGGCCTGGTCGGCATGCGCGAGCGGGCCGCGGCCTTCGGCGGCACGGTCGAGGCGGGCCCGCGCCCGGACGGCGGCTTCCGCGTCCGCGCCCGCATCCCGCTGGGCCGCCCGGCCGGTACGGTGGCGGCCACGCCGGAGGAGGAGAGACCGTGA
- a CDS encoding DUF6332 family protein, protein MTRPRGHRDRDALTVEIVFAVVTGGLLAVVLFFALAGPHLLGGLGDGHEGVWVRTAGAVAAAGFALRVVQVLWWQPRKRRE, encoded by the coding sequence ATGACCCGACCCCGTGGCCACCGTGACCGCGACGCGCTCACGGTGGAGATCGTCTTCGCCGTTGTCACCGGCGGACTGCTCGCCGTCGTCCTCTTCTTCGCCCTCGCGGGCCCCCACCTCCTCGGCGGCCTGGGCGACGGCCACGAAGGGGTCTGGGTGCGGACCGCCGGGGCGGTGGCCGCCGCCGGATTCGCCCTCCGCGTCGTCCAGGTCCTGTGGTGGCAGCCCCGCAAGAGGCGTGAATGA
- a CDS encoding DUF4442 domain-containing protein — MSRRSLSARTLRHGMNMWPPYLFAGVRVLHLADDWSNARVRLRLHRHNRNYVGTHFGGSLFAMGDPFWMLLTMNRLGREYIVWDKAGEIEFVSPGRGDVFADFKLTEDRLDEIREATADGGKALPWFENDVVAADGTVVARVRKQLYVRRKRGAEQRTGTA; from the coding sequence ATGTCTCGTCGATCGCTGTCCGCACGGACGCTGCGCCACGGAATGAACATGTGGCCGCCCTATCTCTTCGCCGGTGTGCGGGTGCTGCACCTCGCCGACGACTGGAGCAACGCACGGGTCCGGCTGCGGCTGCACCGCCACAACCGCAACTACGTGGGCACCCACTTCGGCGGCTCGCTGTTCGCGATGGGCGACCCGTTCTGGATGCTGCTGACGATGAACCGCCTCGGCCGGGAGTACATCGTCTGGGACAAGGCCGGGGAGATCGAGTTCGTCTCCCCCGGCCGCGGGGACGTCTTCGCCGACTTCAAGCTCACCGAGGACCGGCTCGACGAGATCCGCGAGGCCACGGCGGACGGCGGCAAGGCACTGCCGTGGTTCGAGAACGATGTGGTGGCCGCCGACGGTACGGTCGTGGCACGCGTGCGGAAGCAGCTCTATGTGCGCCGTAAGCGGGGTGCGGAGCAGCGGACCGGCACCGCCTGA
- a CDS encoding response regulator transcription factor, producing the protein MIRVLLADDQILVRAGFRALLSAQPDIEVVGEAADGEQALASVREQRPDVVLMDIRMPLLDGLAATRRITEDPALGEVKVVMLTTFELDEYVFEAIRAGASGFLVKDTEPDELLRAVRAVVEGDALLSPGVTRRLIAEFAARSKAPAPASVLAELTEREREVMALVGIGLSNEEIARRLVVSPLTAKTHVSRTMVKLGVRDRAQLVVLAYESGLVRPGWLG; encoded by the coding sequence GTGATCCGGGTACTGCTGGCCGACGACCAGATCCTGGTCCGCGCGGGTTTCCGCGCCCTGCTGTCCGCCCAGCCGGACATCGAGGTGGTCGGCGAGGCCGCCGACGGTGAACAGGCGCTGGCCTCGGTGCGCGAGCAGCGCCCCGACGTCGTCCTGATGGACATCCGGATGCCGCTGCTCGACGGGCTGGCCGCGACCCGCCGGATCACCGAGGACCCCGCGCTGGGGGAGGTGAAGGTGGTCATGCTGACCACCTTCGAACTCGACGAGTACGTCTTCGAGGCGATCCGCGCGGGCGCCTCCGGCTTCCTCGTCAAGGACACCGAGCCGGATGAACTGCTTCGCGCCGTACGCGCCGTGGTCGAGGGCGACGCCCTGCTCTCGCCTGGTGTCACCCGCCGTCTGATCGCCGAGTTCGCGGCCCGTTCGAAGGCACCCGCGCCCGCCTCGGTGCTCGCGGAACTGACCGAGCGGGAGCGCGAGGTGATGGCCCTGGTGGGCATCGGCCTGTCCAACGAGGAGATCGCCCGCCGGCTGGTCGTCAGCCCGCTCACCGCCAAGACCCATGTGAGCCGCACCATGGTCAAACTGGGCGTCCGCGACCGCGCCCAACTCGTCGTCCTGGCCTATGAATCGGGCCTGGTCCGGCCGGGCTGGCTGGGCTGA